One window of Curtobacterium sp. 458 genomic DNA carries:
- a CDS encoding AMP-binding protein: protein MPRPLVALGTSDPSAVLRGLEAALAGGPALLPVAEGAPALPTPPPADVPRRVALVVETSGSTGTGKRVALSSEALLAGAAAADAALGGPGHWLLALPTHYIAGLNVLTRSITAGTTPVLVPPGHFDPAAFADAADRLVTDRSAPNRYTSLVPVQLARVLDDERATAALAGFDAVLVGGQATPEPLRERARSAGVRIVTTYGASETSGGCVYDGTPLGPVHTTVDDGELLLAGPVLAEGYLGDEERTSRAFTELDGQRWYRTGDAGAVVDGRVRVTGRLDDVVISGGEKVPLGAVERIVRGLPGQDGAVVTRRTSGEWGEVPVVVTERPLDLDTVREAVGAVLGRAARPADVVVVDRLPMLATGKPDRRALRALVDPAT from the coding sequence CACGTCCGACCCCTCCGCGGTGCTGCGCGGCCTGGAGGCAGCACTCGCCGGCGGCCCCGCCCTGCTCCCCGTCGCCGAAGGTGCTCCAGCGCTGCCGACGCCGCCTCCGGCCGACGTCCCCAGGCGGGTCGCCCTGGTGGTGGAGACGAGCGGATCGACGGGCACGGGCAAGCGGGTGGCGCTGTCGTCCGAGGCACTGCTCGCCGGGGCAGCAGCCGCCGACGCGGCGCTCGGCGGACCGGGACACTGGCTGCTCGCCCTCCCGACGCACTACATCGCCGGGCTCAACGTCCTGACGCGGTCGATCACCGCGGGGACGACGCCGGTCCTCGTGCCTCCGGGGCACTTCGACCCGGCGGCCTTCGCCGACGCCGCGGACCGGCTCGTGACCGACCGTTCGGCTCCGAACCGGTACACCTCGCTCGTGCCGGTCCAGCTCGCCCGGGTGCTCGACGACGAGCGGGCCACCGCGGCCCTCGCGGGGTTCGACGCGGTGCTCGTCGGCGGGCAGGCGACGCCCGAGCCGCTGCGCGAGCGTGCCCGGTCCGCCGGGGTGCGTATCGTGACGACCTACGGCGCGAGCGAGACGAGCGGCGGGTGCGTGTACGACGGCACGCCGCTGGGCCCCGTGCACACGACGGTCGACGACGGCGAACTGCTGCTCGCGGGACCCGTGCTGGCCGAGGGCTACCTCGGCGACGAGGAGCGCACGTCCCGGGCGTTCACCGAGCTCGACGGGCAGCGCTGGTACCGCACGGGCGACGCCGGGGCGGTGGTCGACGGTCGGGTCCGCGTGACCGGTCGGCTCGACGACGTCGTGATCTCCGGCGGCGAGAAGGTCCCGCTCGGCGCCGTCGAACGGATCGTCCGCGGACTGCCGGGCCAGGACGGCGCGGTCGTCACACGACGGACCTCGGGGGAGTGGGGCGAGGTGCCGGTGGTGGTCACCGAGCGTCCGCTGGACCTCGACACCGTCCGCGAAGCCGTCGGCGCCGTGCTCGGCCGCGCCGCCCGACCGGCCGACGTGGTGGTGGTCGACCGCCTGCCGATGCTCGCGACCGGCAAGCCGGACCGCCGGGCGCTCCGCGCGCTCGTCGACCCGGCCACCTGA
- a CDS encoding 1,4-dihydroxy-2-naphthoate polyprenyltransferase — protein MARSKQQSRPKGRSGNPAKAAGLQRGGQRKATARDWIGGARLRTLTLGVVPVVLGTAVAFVDSGDPGDFGDYLTKDGHLAIAILALAVALFLQIGVNYSNDYSDGVRGTDEYRVGPARLTGAGIAKPRTVLTVALTFFGLAAVAGLVIVVLTGLWWILLVGAAAIVAAWFYTGGKRPYGYNALGEVFVFVFFGLVAVLGTQYTQIQQVTTSGWAAAVAAGFFACAVLMVNNIRDIDEDRAAGKRTLAVVLGRTVARTLYGLFLMLPYVVLLWFVLLYFRTGLTYFSLLLALPALVIGVSTRKPRELITALQLSSFASLAYGVVLGITLAVQP, from the coding sequence GTGGCACGATCGAAGCAGCAGAGCCGTCCCAAGGGCCGGAGTGGCAACCCCGCGAAGGCCGCAGGCCTGCAGCGGGGCGGACAGCGGAAGGCGACCGCTCGCGACTGGATCGGCGGCGCCCGTCTGCGGACCCTGACGCTCGGCGTGGTCCCGGTGGTGCTCGGCACGGCCGTCGCGTTCGTGGACAGCGGCGACCCCGGCGACTTCGGGGACTACCTGACGAAGGACGGGCACCTCGCGATCGCCATCCTCGCCCTCGCCGTGGCTCTGTTCCTGCAGATCGGCGTGAACTACAGCAACGACTACTCCGACGGCGTGCGCGGGACGGACGAGTACCGGGTCGGACCCGCTCGACTGACCGGAGCGGGCATCGCGAAGCCCCGCACGGTGCTGACCGTCGCGCTGACGTTCTTCGGCCTCGCTGCCGTCGCTGGACTCGTCATCGTGGTGCTGACCGGCCTCTGGTGGATCCTGCTCGTCGGGGCGGCCGCGATCGTCGCCGCCTGGTTCTACACCGGCGGCAAGCGGCCCTACGGGTACAACGCCCTCGGCGAGGTGTTCGTGTTCGTGTTCTTCGGCCTCGTCGCCGTGCTCGGGACGCAGTACACGCAGATCCAGCAGGTGACGACGAGCGGCTGGGCGGCGGCCGTCGCTGCCGGGTTCTTCGCCTGCGCCGTGCTCATGGTGAACAACATCCGCGACATCGACGAGGATCGGGCGGCCGGCAAACGGACCCTCGCGGTGGTGCTCGGCCGGACGGTCGCGCGCACGCTGTACGGCCTGTTCCTGATGCTCCCGTACGTGGTGCTGCTCTGGTTCGTGCTGCTCTACTTCCGCACCGGGCTGACGTACTTCTCGCTGCTGCTCGCGCTCCCGGCCCTCGTGATCGGGGTCTCGACGCGGAAGCCGCGCGAGCTGATCACGGCGCTGCAGCTCTCGTCGTTCGCGTCGCTCGCGTACGGCGTGGTGCTCGGCATCACGCTCGCCGTCCAGCCGTAG
- a CDS encoding DUF4229 domain-containing protein produces MKAWLLYTLARLGVFAAALVLLLVLTPMPWYWATIVAALVGLLVSYIALGKLRHRVALSLAERRPGPAHDADTDFEDDFVDAADGEAPREQPVSDADRHATRRDDA; encoded by the coding sequence GTGAAAGCGTGGCTCCTCTACACCCTGGCCCGTCTCGGCGTCTTCGCGGCCGCCCTCGTGCTGCTGCTCGTCCTGACGCCGATGCCCTGGTACTGGGCCACGATCGTCGCCGCGCTCGTGGGGCTGCTGGTGTCGTACATCGCCCTCGGGAAGCTCCGCCACCGGGTCGCGCTGAGCCTGGCCGAGCGTCGACCGGGGCCGGCACACGACGCCGACACCGACTTCGAGGACGACTTCGTGGACGCCGCCGACGGTGAGGCCCCGCGCGAGCAGCCCGTCTCCGACGCCGATCGGCACGCCACGCGTCGCGACGACGCCTGA
- a CDS encoding PLDc N-terminal domain-containing protein, producing MVRLWLVVVVAAVAFTVWAAIDCATMPRQRVRSLSRGVWVLLVIVLPVVGGVLWLLLGRAPAGPGPAQRYRGPEDDPDFLGGGPTPPERSRTDKDQDDATLRDLEDQFHDRDARDDDGRQNG from the coding sequence ATGGTCCGACTGTGGCTCGTCGTCGTCGTCGCCGCCGTGGCGTTCACGGTGTGGGCGGCGATCGACTGCGCCACGATGCCCCGCCAGCGCGTGCGTTCCCTGAGCCGCGGCGTGTGGGTCCTGCTCGTGATCGTCCTCCCCGTCGTCGGCGGTGTCCTCTGGCTCCTGCTCGGTCGGGCACCCGCCGGTCCGGGCCCCGCGCAGCGGTACCGTGGACCCGAAGACGACCCGGACTTCCTCGGCGGCGGACCCACGCCCCCGGAGCGGTCCCGCACGGACAAGGACCAGGACGACGCAACCCTCCGAGACCTCGAAGACCAGTTCCACGACCGGGACGCCCGGGACGACGACGGACGCCAGAACGGCTGA
- the menD gene encoding 2-succinyl-5-enolpyruvyl-6-hydroxy-3-cyclohexene-1-carboxylic-acid synthase, which yields MRRSPATDFAVALLQELARTGVTDVVVSPGSRSQALALAAVALERAGGTTVHVRLDERTAGFFALGLAVETGRPAAVVTTSGTAVANLHPAVLEAHHSGVPMIVLSADRPDELRGIGSNQTTVQPGIFGPAVSFVRDVQAPVAETPADELHRTARELARQAVAAASGHEGQPGPVQLNVALREPLSAGLADGAVAAVPDDEVDTAYAARRQHTGLPVAELTPDEEPATVVIAGHDAGEDAERIAWELGAPLIAEVSSGAHFGRHLVVAYRQLLQDPAFGGAVRRAVVLGHPTLSREVPTLLQRADVETIVVRAPGADVYDPARASRPDAATTVVSGVRVTGRTTPAHRAWVGRWVVASRALLGEGDAAPDLDAKRSPDRAERNRFLRDEVALRRRPVDRAMLAEAVWGVTWPHDRLVLGASQLIRVADGRVPGKKLRVHANRGLAGIDGTVSTALGIAAALERSSASIGTTRVLVGDLTFLHDLGAFVTGTAERTHRVQVVVGNDGGGAIFRGLEVAATTPEADMTRMMSTPQHVDVERVVTGLGWQYRRAATWGDLEQVLTDPTERIVIEVPLAD from the coding sequence GTGCGCCGCAGCCCGGCGACCGACTTCGCCGTCGCGCTCCTGCAGGAACTCGCGCGTACGGGTGTCACGGACGTCGTGGTCAGCCCCGGCTCTCGGTCGCAGGCCCTCGCGCTCGCGGCCGTCGCACTCGAGCGCGCCGGTGGCACCACCGTGCACGTGCGGCTCGACGAGCGCACGGCCGGGTTCTTCGCGCTCGGCCTCGCGGTCGAGACCGGCCGCCCCGCCGCCGTCGTCACGACCAGCGGCACGGCGGTCGCGAACCTGCACCCGGCCGTCCTCGAGGCGCACCACTCCGGCGTCCCGATGATCGTCCTGAGCGCCGACCGCCCGGACGAGCTCCGCGGCATCGGCAGCAACCAGACGACCGTCCAGCCGGGGATCTTCGGGCCCGCGGTGTCGTTCGTCCGTGACGTGCAGGCTCCGGTCGCCGAAACCCCCGCCGACGAACTCCACCGCACGGCTCGCGAGCTCGCCCGACAGGCCGTCGCCGCCGCGTCCGGGCACGAGGGCCAGCCCGGACCGGTGCAGCTCAACGTCGCCCTCCGCGAGCCCCTGTCCGCCGGGCTCGCCGACGGTGCGGTCGCGGCCGTGCCCGACGACGAGGTCGACACCGCGTACGCCGCGCGCCGACAGCACACCGGCCTGCCCGTCGCCGAGCTGACACCGGACGAGGAGCCCGCGACCGTCGTCATCGCCGGGCACGACGCCGGCGAGGACGCCGAACGGATCGCCTGGGAGCTCGGGGCACCGCTCATCGCCGAGGTGTCGAGCGGGGCCCACTTCGGTCGGCACCTCGTCGTCGCCTACCGGCAACTCCTGCAGGACCCGGCGTTCGGCGGCGCCGTCCGTCGCGCCGTCGTGCTCGGACACCCCACGCTCAGCCGCGAGGTCCCCACGCTGCTGCAGCGGGCCGACGTCGAGACGATCGTGGTCCGCGCACCGGGAGCCGACGTCTACGACCCGGCCCGTGCCTCCCGGCCGGACGCGGCGACCACGGTCGTGTCCGGCGTCCGCGTCACGGGCCGCACCACCCCGGCGCACCGCGCGTGGGTGGGCCGCTGGGTGGTCGCGAGCCGCGCGCTGCTCGGCGAGGGTGACGCCGCGCCCGACCTGGACGCGAAGCGGTCGCCCGACCGCGCCGAGCGGAACCGGTTCCTCCGCGACGAGGTGGCGCTCCGCCGACGCCCCGTCGACCGAGCGATGCTCGCCGAGGCCGTGTGGGGCGTCACCTGGCCGCACGACCGGCTCGTGCTCGGCGCGTCACAGCTCATCCGCGTCGCGGACGGACGGGTCCCGGGCAAGAAGCTGCGTGTGCACGCCAACCGCGGACTCGCGGGCATCGACGGCACCGTGTCGACCGCCCTCGGCATCGCGGCGGCGCTCGAACGGTCGTCCGCCTCGATCGGGACGACCCGCGTGCTCGTCGGGGACCTCACGTTCCTGCACGACCTCGGGGCCTTCGTCACCGGGACCGCGGAGCGCACGCACCGGGTGCAGGTGGTCGTGGGCAACGACGGCGGCGGGGCGATCTTCCGGGGGCTCGAGGTCGCGGCCACCACGCCCGAGGCCGACATGACCCGCATGATGAGCACGCCGCAGCACGTGGACGTCGAGCGGGTGGTCACCGGGCTCGGGTGGCAGTACCGGCGTGCCGCGACGTGGGGTGACCTGGAGCAGGTGCTGACGGA